A genomic region of Drosophila kikkawai strain 14028-0561.14 chromosome X, DkikHiC1v2, whole genome shotgun sequence contains the following coding sequences:
- the Pits gene encoding interferon regulatory factor 2-binding protein 2-B isoform X2 has translation MSLQTKRQHCYLCDLPRMPWAMISDFSEAVCRGCVNYEGADRIEAVLDAARQMKRLHPASKRAHENGEVSSVAAAVVLQQQQQAQQQQQQLQVGPVPGPGPGSHRGAPPGPGPGPSGAGGPLSLGSAVAAAAAAAHHHHQAAVAAAYQMPVPRIGPPLDYPVKLEDAPGGGVRPVRISHMTPHHLPPNAARQPSGGGGGGPPSSGGSNLPPALSVNLKRPPSEDVDVDVAQQQAQQQHGLAPDGATSLSAVQGGPGGGPPGAKRSAMDDPAGGGGRPPLTRGESLPAAVSYVPERQLGGLRDKQQPVRAPSFDASTFKAGSSSGRRSSGSRHVSSTTVTSSEVGGSNPGQAVVAGGLGGGGGGGGGAAGAGAAGSLGGPTGGASGQLSSCSSGVGGGPGNAGSGSAGGNGAVGGPGSMAQNTVTGDGSPAGSGPSGSNGSGGSVNPGPGSSGSQGGGGTPLATGGSAGAGSGGSLGGAPGSSAASNSAAAAAAAAAQNATLKCTLCQERLEDTHFVQCPSVNHHKFCFPCSRESIKRQNGLGNEVYCPSGDRCPLANSTIPWAFMQGEITTILGEEVKVKKERES, from the exons ATGTCGCTGCAAACGAAGCGCCAGCACTGCTATCTGTGCGACCTGCCCCGCATGCCCTGGGCCATGATCAGCGACTTCTCGGAGGCGGTGTGCCGCGGCTGCGTCAACTACGAGGGCGCCGATCGCATCGAGGCGGTGCTGGACGCCGCCCGCCAAATGAAGCGCCTGCATCCCGCCAGCAAGCGTGCTCACGAGAACGGCGAAGTCTCCTCCGTGGCAGCCGCCGTGGTcctccaacagcagcagcaggcgcaacagcagcaacaacagttaCAAGTTGGCCCTGTGCCGGGTCCGGGTCCGGGCTCCCATCGCGGTGCACCGCCGGGCCCTGGACCGGGTCCCTCTGGCGCCGGCGGCCCCCTGTCCCTTGGCTCGGCCGTGGCCGCCGCCGCGGCTGCCGCCCACCATCATCACCAGGCCGCTGTTGCGGCCGCCTATCAGATGCCCGTACCGCGCATCGGTCCGCCTTTGGATTATCCCGTAAAACTGGAGGATGCACCCGGCGGCGGCGTGCGGCCCGTGCGCATCTCACACATGACACCCCACCATTTGCCGCCGAACGCGGCGCGACAGCCGtcaggaggcggaggaggaggaccgCCGTCCAGTGGAGGCAGCAATCTACCGCCCGCTCTATCCGTCAACCTGAAGCGGCCGCCCAGCGAGGACGTGGACGTGGATGTggcccagcagcaggcgcagcagcagcacggcCTGGCGCCGGACGGAGCGACATCGCTGTCGGCTGTCCAGGGAGGACCCGGGGGCGGTCCGCCGGGAGCCAAGCGTAGCGCCATGGACGATCCCGCTGGAGGTGGCGGCCGGCCGCCTTTAACGCGCGGCGAATCGCTACCGGCGGCGGTCAGTTATGTGCCGGAGCGACAGCTGGGCGGCCTGCGGGACAAGCAGCAGCCAGTGCGGGCGCCCAGTTTCGATGCCTCGACCTTCAAAGCAG GCTCCTCGTCGGGACGTCGCTCATCCGGATCCCGTCATGTGTCCAGCACCACAGTAACCAGCTCCGAGGTTGGCGGCTCGAATCCCGGCCAGGCGGTGGTGGCGGGCGGTCTTggcggcggtggaggaggaggcggcggcgccGCTGGAGCTGGTGCCGCTGGATCACTGGGCGGACCGACAGGCGGAGCCAGCGGACAATTGAGTAGCTGCTCCAGTGGCGTTGGCGGCGGACCGGGCAATGCCGGCTCTGGAAGCGCAGGAGGAAATGGTGCCGTAGGTGGTCCCGGTTCGATGGCGCAAAATACAGTGACCGGCGATGGTAGTCCGGCCGGCAGTGGTCCATCCGGCAGCAATGGCAGCGGCGGATCCGTTAATCCCGGTCCAGGCAGCAGTGGCAGTCAGGGCGGCGGTGGCACACCCCTGGCCACTGGCGGATCAGCGGGAgctggcagcggcggcagtcTTGGCGGAGCACCAGGCAGCAGTGCCGCATCCAAttcagcagcggcagcggcggcggcagccgCCCAAAATGCCACGCTCAAGTGCACCCTGTGCCAGGAGCGGCTCGAGGATACGCACTTTGTGCAGTGCCCTTCGGTGAACCACCACAAGTTCTGTTTCCCCTGCAGCCGCGAGAGCATTAAGCGACAAAAT GGTCTCGGCAACGAGGTGTATTGTCCCAGTGGCGACCGATGTCCGTTGGCCAACTCAACGATACCGTGGGCCTTCATGCAGGGCGAGATCACCACGATTCTGGGCGAGGAGGTTAAGGTGAAGAAGGAGCGCGAATCTTAA
- the Pits gene encoding interferon regulatory factor 2-binding protein 2 isoform X1 → MSLQTKRQHCYLCDLPRMPWAMISDFSEAVCRGCVNYEGADRIEAVLDAARQMKRLHPASKRAHENGEVSSVAAAVVLQQQQQAQQQQQQLQVGPVPGPGPGSHRGAPPGPGPGPSGAGGPLSLGSAVAAAAAAAHHHHQAAVAAAYQMPVPRIGPPLDYPVKLEDAPGGGVRPVRISHMTPHHLPPNAARQPSGGGGGGPPSSGGSNLPPALSVNLKRPPSEDVDVDVAQQQAQQQHGLAPDGATSLSAVQGGPGGGPPGAKRSAMDDPAGGGGRPPLTRGESLPAAVSYVPERQLGGLRDKQQPVRAPSFDASTFKAEHMSPASRRNGSSPPSGPLPPRSVHSPNSSGSSSGRRSSGSRHVSSTTVTSSEVGGSNPGQAVVAGGLGGGGGGGGGAAGAGAAGSLGGPTGGASGQLSSCSSGVGGGPGNAGSGSAGGNGAVGGPGSMAQNTVTGDGSPAGSGPSGSNGSGGSVNPGPGSSGSQGGGGTPLATGGSAGAGSGGSLGGAPGSSAASNSAAAAAAAAAQNATLKCTLCQERLEDTHFVQCPSVNHHKFCFPCSRESIKRQNGLGNEVYCPSGDRCPLANSTIPWAFMQGEITTILGEEVKVKKERES, encoded by the exons ATGTCGCTGCAAACGAAGCGCCAGCACTGCTATCTGTGCGACCTGCCCCGCATGCCCTGGGCCATGATCAGCGACTTCTCGGAGGCGGTGTGCCGCGGCTGCGTCAACTACGAGGGCGCCGATCGCATCGAGGCGGTGCTGGACGCCGCCCGCCAAATGAAGCGCCTGCATCCCGCCAGCAAGCGTGCTCACGAGAACGGCGAAGTCTCCTCCGTGGCAGCCGCCGTGGTcctccaacagcagcagcaggcgcaacagcagcaacaacagttaCAAGTTGGCCCTGTGCCGGGTCCGGGTCCGGGCTCCCATCGCGGTGCACCGCCGGGCCCTGGACCGGGTCCCTCTGGCGCCGGCGGCCCCCTGTCCCTTGGCTCGGCCGTGGCCGCCGCCGCGGCTGCCGCCCACCATCATCACCAGGCCGCTGTTGCGGCCGCCTATCAGATGCCCGTACCGCGCATCGGTCCGCCTTTGGATTATCCCGTAAAACTGGAGGATGCACCCGGCGGCGGCGTGCGGCCCGTGCGCATCTCACACATGACACCCCACCATTTGCCGCCGAACGCGGCGCGACAGCCGtcaggaggcggaggaggaggaccgCCGTCCAGTGGAGGCAGCAATCTACCGCCCGCTCTATCCGTCAACCTGAAGCGGCCGCCCAGCGAGGACGTGGACGTGGATGTggcccagcagcaggcgcagcagcagcacggcCTGGCGCCGGACGGAGCGACATCGCTGTCGGCTGTCCAGGGAGGACCCGGGGGCGGTCCGCCGGGAGCCAAGCGTAGCGCCATGGACGATCCCGCTGGAGGTGGCGGCCGGCCGCCTTTAACGCGCGGCGAATCGCTACCGGCGGCGGTCAGTTATGTGCCGGAGCGACAGCTGGGCGGCCTGCGGGACAAGCAGCAGCCAGTGCGGGCGCCCAGTTTCGATGCCTCGACCTTCAAAGCAG AGCACATGTCCCCGGCCAGTCGACGCAATGGATCGAGCCCGCCCTCGGGACCGCTGCCCCCGCGTAGTGTACACTCGCCGAACAGCTCGG GCTCCTCGTCGGGACGTCGCTCATCCGGATCCCGTCATGTGTCCAGCACCACAGTAACCAGCTCCGAGGTTGGCGGCTCGAATCCCGGCCAGGCGGTGGTGGCGGGCGGTCTTggcggcggtggaggaggaggcggcggcgccGCTGGAGCTGGTGCCGCTGGATCACTGGGCGGACCGACAGGCGGAGCCAGCGGACAATTGAGTAGCTGCTCCAGTGGCGTTGGCGGCGGACCGGGCAATGCCGGCTCTGGAAGCGCAGGAGGAAATGGTGCCGTAGGTGGTCCCGGTTCGATGGCGCAAAATACAGTGACCGGCGATGGTAGTCCGGCCGGCAGTGGTCCATCCGGCAGCAATGGCAGCGGCGGATCCGTTAATCCCGGTCCAGGCAGCAGTGGCAGTCAGGGCGGCGGTGGCACACCCCTGGCCACTGGCGGATCAGCGGGAgctggcagcggcggcagtcTTGGCGGAGCACCAGGCAGCAGTGCCGCATCCAAttcagcagcggcagcggcggcggcagccgCCCAAAATGCCACGCTCAAGTGCACCCTGTGCCAGGAGCGGCTCGAGGATACGCACTTTGTGCAGTGCCCTTCGGTGAACCACCACAAGTTCTGTTTCCCCTGCAGCCGCGAGAGCATTAAGCGACAAAAT GGTCTCGGCAACGAGGTGTATTGTCCCAGTGGCGACCGATGTCCGTTGGCCAACTCAACGATACCGTGGGCCTTCATGCAGGGCGAGATCACCACGATTCTGGGCGAGGAGGTTAAGGTGAAGAAGGAGCGCGAATCTTAA